A region from the Triticum aestivum cultivar Chinese Spring chromosome 3D, IWGSC CS RefSeq v2.1, whole genome shotgun sequence genome encodes:
- the LOC123080990 gene encoding probable E3 ubiquitin-protein ligase RHC2A, with protein sequence MDRWAAPASYWCYSCERFVRTAGDAGLVCPGCDGGFLEQMDAPPPRRAAAPSAFLRRRAAEAPTEVRPRRGRRGGAASGDRSGSPYNPVIVLRRSAAPPGDEAPGATSSFELFYDDGAGSGLRPLPESMSDFLMGSGFERLLEQLAQIEAGGFGAVRPCDNPPASKAAVESMPTVVVAACHVGADSHCAVCKEAFQLGDEAREMPCSHMYHQDCILPWLALRNSCPVCRHELPTDVARPAPASDLGAADDQGSNTGAEAGSEEETTVGLTIWRLPGGGFAVGRFTGGRRAGERELPVVYTEVDGGFNNGGAPRRISWSSRGSRSSQRGVIRRMFDNMFACFGHTHSTNVTRASSSRSEWSSVFTRGLRSRSTSWRSQDSHADAIAR encoded by the coding sequence ATGGATCGGTGGGCGGCGCCGGCGTCCTACTGGTGCTACAGCTGCGAGCGGTTCGTGCGCACGGCGGGGGACGCCGGGCTGGTCTGCCCCGGCTGCGACGGCGGCTTCCTGGAGCAGAtggacgcgccgccgccgcgcagggccgccgcgccctccgccttcctccgccgccgcgccgccgaggcgCCCACCGAGGTCCGGCCCCGCCGCGGCAGGCGTGGCGGCGCCGCCTCGGGGGACCGCTccggctcgccgtacaacccggtcATCGTGCTCCGGCGCTCCGCGGCCCCGCCCGGCGACGAGGCCCCCGGCGCCACCAGCAGCTTCGAGCTCTTCTACGACGACGGCGCCGGATCCGGCCTCCGCCCGCTGCCCGAGAGCATGTCCGACTTCCTCATGGGGTCCGGGTTCGAGCGCCTCCTCGAGCAGCTCGCCCAGATCGAGGCCGGCGGCTTCGGCGCCGTCCGCCCCTGCGACAACCCGCCGGCCTCCAAGGCCGCCGTCGAGTCCATGcccaccgtcgtcgtcgccgcctgcCACGTCGGCGCCGACTCCCACTGCGCCGTCTGCAAGGAGGCCTTCCAGCTGGGCGACGAGGCCAGGGAGATGCCCTGCAGCCACATGTACCACCAGGACTGCATCCTGCCGTGGCTCGCGCTGCGCAACTCGTGCCCCGTGTGCCGGCACGAGCTGCCCACGGATGTGGCGCGGCCTGCTCCGGCCAGCGACCTGGGCGCCGCTGACGACCAGGGCAGCAACACCGGGGCTGAGGCTGGCAGCGAGGAGGAGACGACGGTGGGGTTGACGATTTGGCGGCTCCCTGGAGGAGGCTTTGCCGTCGGGAGGTTCACTGGTGGCCGGAGGGCCGGCGAGAGGGAGCTCCCAGTTGTCTACACCGAGGTGGACGGCGGTTTCAACAATGGCGGTGCACCGAGGAGGATCTCATGGTCATCAAGAGGGAGCCGTTCGTCGCAGAGGGGAGTTATTAGACGCATGTTCGACAACATGTTTGCTTGCTTTGGGCACACCCATTCGACCAATGTGACTCGAGCCTCATCCTCGAGGTCAGAGTGGAGCTCGGTTTTCACCCGTGGTCTGAGGAGCCGCAGCACAAGCTGGAGATCCCAAGATAGCCACGCCGATGCGATCGCCAGGTGA
- the LOC123080991 gene encoding zinc transporter 1 — protein MAKMARSTRRTSNLICTLLLLSLLLLTCLFQQASGHGGVDHGDGDEDEDAHHGDAGVGGGGLRSRGLIAVKVWCLVILLVFTFLGGVSPYFYRWNEAFLLLGTQFAAGIFLGTALMHFLAGSTSTFNALTHSPYPFSFMLACAGFLLTMLSDVAIVAVANRQRVNQAAPIQKEAEEEGESASAAAHAHPMLMTATSSFEDAILLIVALCFHSIFEGIAIGVSATKGEAWRNLWTIGLHKIFAAVAMGIALLRMIPKRPFLMTVLYSLAFAVSSPVGVGIGIAIDATAEGPAADWTYAISMGIATGVFVYVAINHLMAKGYRPQQPNYFDKPIFKFLGVLTGIAVMSVVMIWD, from the exons ATGGCGAAGATGGCAAGGTCGACGAGGAGGACGTCTAATCTCATTTGCACCCTGCTCCTGCTCTCGCTGCTGCTGCTTACCTGCTTATTCCAGCAGGCCAGCGGCCATGGCGGCGTCGACCACGGTGACGGCGATGAGGACGAAGATGCCCACCACGGCGACGCtggcgttggcggcggcgggctccggtcCAGGGGCCTCATCGCCGTGAAGGTGTGGTGCCTGGTGATCCTGCTGGTGTTCACCTTCCTGGGTGGCGTGTCCCCCTACTTCTACCGCTGGAACGaggccttcctcctcctcggcaccCAGTTCGCCGCCGGCATCTTCCTCGGCACCGCGCTCATGCACTTCCTCGCCGGCTCCACCTCCACTTTCAACGCGCTCACCCACAGCCCCTACCCCTTCTCCTTCATGCTCGCCTGCGCCGGCTTCCTCCTCACCATGCTCAGCGACGTCGCCATCGTCGCAGTCGCCAACAGGCAGAGGGTCAACCAGGCGGCGCCCATCCAGaaagaggccgaggaggagggcgagTCGGCGTCGGCAGCGGCGCACGCGCACCCGATGCTCATGACAGCGACGTCGTCATTCGAGGATGCGATCCTCCTCATCGTCGCGCTCTGCTTCCACTCCATCTTCGAGGGGATCGCCATAGGCGTTTCAG CGACGAAGGGTGAGGCATGGAGGAACCTATGGACGATCGGGCTCCACAAGATCTTTGCGGCGGTAGCCATGGGCATTGCACTCCTGCGAATGATCCCCAAGCGTCCGTTCCTCATGACGGTGCTCTACTCGCTGGCCTTCGCCGTGTCAAGCCCGGTTGGGGTGGGCATTGGTATCGCCATCGACGCCACGGCGGAGGGCCCGGCCGCGGACTGGACATATGCCATCTCCATGGGGATCGCCACGGGGGTCTTCGTCTACGTCGCCATCAACCACCTCATGGCCAAGGGGTACCGCCCGCAGCAGCCAAACTACTTCGACAAGCCCATCTTCAAGTTCCTCGGCGTGCTTACCGGCATAGCCGTCATGTCTGTCGTCATGATATGGGACTGA